A part of Nerophis lumbriciformis linkage group LG25, RoL_Nlum_v2.1, whole genome shotgun sequence genomic DNA contains:
- the ascl1a gene encoding achaete-scute homolog 1a has protein sequence MDLPQQQLLPPACFFSAAQSVPLSPGSPAGKLPTKAAKRSRSSSPELLRCKRRLNFAGFGYTLPPQQPHAVARRNERERNRVKLVNNGFATLREHVPNGAANKKMSKVETLRSAVEYIRALQQLLDEHDAVSAAFQSGVLSPGMSQGYAADMNSMAGSPVSSYSSDEASYDPLSPEEQELLDFTNWF, from the coding sequence ATGGACCTTCCGCAGCAGCAGCTTTTGCCGCCCGCCTGCTTCTTCTCCGCGGCGCAGAGCGTCCCGCTGAGCCCCGGCAGCCCCGCCGGCAAACTCCCCACCAAGGCGGCCAAGCGCTCTCGCTCCTCCTCGCCGGAGCTGCTGCGCTGCAAGCGGCGCCTCAACTTCGCCGGCTTCGGCTACACGCTGCCGCCGCAGCAGCCGCACGCGGTGGCGCGCCGCAACGAGCGCGAGCGCAACCGCGTCAAGCTGGTCAACAACGGCTTCGCTACGCTGCGAGAGCACGTGCCCAACGGCGCCGCCAACAAGAAGATGAGCAAGGTGGAGACGCTGCGCTCCGCCGTGGAGTACATCCGCGCCCTGCAGCAACTCCTGGACGAGCACGACGCCGTCAGCGCCGCCTTCCAGTCCGGCGTGCTGTCGCCCGGCATGTCGCAGGGCTACGCCGCGGACATGAACTCCATGGCCGGCTCGCCGGTGTCCTCCTACTCGTCAGACGAGGCGTCCTACGACCCGCTCAGCCCCGAGGAGCAGGAGCTTCTGGACTTCACCAACTGGTTCTGA